The genomic region AGTTAAGAGATCCTCTTCATCCATCTCACTAATAGACGCTATGTACGCTCGAGTGCGTTCGGGGGGGCTAGCTGTGGTTGGGGAGGCCCTGGAATTGCCTGCCACTGGTGAGGAAGACCGCGAAGGGCGGTTAGGGGGTGCAGGAGGAGGTCGATTAGTCGCCTCCTTCCGGGtgggagaccgggtgagcccCATGGTCTCGTCAGTAGACTATAGAAATTTAACAGAATCtaaataactaaaactaaCTGTATATACAAACTATGGCTTCTAAAAGGATGGAATCAAttcaaatactatttttaGGACGGAATAAACAGAGAACGACagctaaaaatgaaaaaatcactaaagaaaaaaagtcGATTTGCGGTTTCGACTTACGTCGGCGAGCAGAATTTACCTAGCTGAGAAAACAAGAgtgggcgggggggcgaatttttcgcggATTTTTTCCGGGAAGGGCTCAAAATGTAGGGATAGGCAGCGGGAACGGTATTTAGATGTATTTAGGGAGGGTTCGGAGGAAAAAACTGAGTCTAGGTACAAAAATAGGTATTTGAATTGAAGAAAAACCGTTAGGAACGAAAATTATTCAACATTCATAAAGTAATCCGGGAAAAAAAGCGCTACCGAAAATCTTTCCGTGCGTGCGCTGTGCTGTTGATTATACAGACATACaatgtattacaaaaataaataataatataacaaatgccactccatatatataataagtaattaataaaaatacttcagATTAAGTACTCTAGTCATGTCTACACGATGCAAGAGAAGGCCAATAAGAATAGCAATCTGAAAAAGTGAAAAGTTCattggttaggttaggttaggttaggttaggttaggttaggttaggttaggttaggttaggttaggttaggttaggttaggttaggttaggttaggttaggttaggttaggttaggttaggttaggttaggttaggttaggttaggttaggttaggttaggttaggttaggttaggttaggttaggttaggttaggttaggttaggttaggttaggttaggttaggttaggttaggttaggttaggttaggttaggttaggttaggttaggttaggttaggttaggttaggttaggttaggttaggttaggttaggttttttttttttttttttttttttttttttttttttatattctaagaTTTTACTGTTGGCATGAATTTTCCAATTTTAGTTATGCTATAAATTGTGAACAAAATGTAGCGTTGATGGGtatctgctatttgatacagatacctCATCGTCGCTATATATGTTTAGCTATGTTGTTTGTGTGGTTATGTGCCATTGATCTGCTTTAGGTGTGTTACTATGCTGTTTATAAGttctaataagtattttgtggCTTCTTCGGATTTGGATAACAAGTTCAAGTTAAATGGTTCTAGGTTATTTTTAAGGCATatcattgtatatttttcacgCTTATTGTGGAATATAGGGCAGGATTCGAGGAGGTGGTGAACGTCCTGAGGAGTCACGTCGTCGCAAGGACAACgatcggttaggttaggttaggttaggttaggttaggttaggttaggttaggttaggttaggttaggttaggttaggttaggttaggttaggttaggttaggttaggttaggttaggttaggttaggttaggttaggttaggttaggttaggttaggttaggttaggttaggttaggttaggttaggttaggttaggttaggttaggttaggttaggttaggttaggttaggttaggttaggttaggttaggttaggttaggttaggttaggttaggttaggttaggtttttttttttttttttttttttttaagctaaTGTGTTTTGTGGGCATGAATGTGCATGACTAGTTTCTCAATTTAAGTGTAGGAAGATCAGCGGTGATGGgtacctgctatttgatacaggtacCACATCTTCGCTACATCACTTGAGCAGATTTAGTAGCTTTAAGTgccatttatttgttttaggtGTGTGACTATGTAATTTACGTGCTCTATGAAGTATTTAGTGACCTGTTCGGATTTAGTAAGCGCGACGATGTTAAAAGGTTCGATTTTCATTTTAAGGCACATCATTGTGTATTTTTCGCGGCTACTGTAGAATATTGGACAGTGTTCTAAAAGGTGGTGCACGTCCTGAGGAGTCTCGTCGTCGCAAGGACAACGATCATCCtctgttattttgtatttgtggaGATATGATTTGTGGTATCCGTGTCCAGTTAGGATTTGTGTGATGGTGAAGgagatttttacaaattttctgAATTCCGCTATTGCATGTATGGATGAGAAGAATGATTTTGTGATGGCCCCTTGTGGGGCCGCCTCGTATTCACTCTGCCAAGCGTCTAAAGTGCGCTGACGCAGAAGTCGCTTGGCGTGTGAGAGTGGGAAGTGGTTTAGCAGTGTTGCGGTTTTCTTCTCGGCGGCCTCCTTCGCCGCAACATCTGCTATCTCATTTCCCACTATGCCAGCATGAGCCTTGGACCATATGAATTTCACTGTTATGTGGATGGAAGAAAGGAAGGAGATGAGATGGTGAATTTGGTTAACTAAAGGGTCGGTGTTGCTGCGGTCTTGAATGGCCTTAAGGGAGGATTGGGAGTCGGAGAAGATGAGGGCTTCGGCGAAGTTTCGGTTTGAATTTTTGAGCCACTTTAGGGCTTCTGCAATGGCAAATAGCTCACACATAAAGACTGAAGCTGTGCGGCACAacttaaatttctttattaccGGTTGTTGATCTTCCTTCATCACCACAAAGGATGCCCCCGCTTGCCCGTCCTCTTTCTTACTGCCATCAGTAAAGATGTTGGGAGCATCGGGGTTAATGAGATCGTTTGTGTCTATTTGTGTTGTAGTTTCGGCGAACGAGATGGAGATCCGTTTAGCGGGGTGTAAGAGGTCTTTTATTGGGACACGTCTGTGAAGTTTGATATCCTGAGGTAGGTCCTCAAAGGTTCCCGTCGTTTTGATGTTGTGGACTTCATAGGCCTCCTTTATCACCAGATGCAGGGGTGGAAATTGCGCGAGGGCCTCCGCGGCTACCGCGGATATGGTGTGGAACCCTCTTATGGCTCTGATTGCGAATGCTCTCTGAAACGCTCGTAGTGCCTGCCGTACTGAGTAAAACTTGATGGCCGTTCCCCAGATTCCGGCAGCATAGGTGATGATGGGCGTGATCACTTGTCTGTATATGCATTCTACATTTTCAGAGTGGACGCCCCAAGTCGGCCTGACGAATTTGcacagatttttaaatatcttggTGGCTTTTCCTATAATGTATTTCGAGTGCTGTATGAAGTTTAATTTATCGTCTATTATAATCCCTAGGAGTTTGATCTGTTTCAATATTGGAATGACGGTGTTGCTAATAGTTATTCGGGCTTGTTTGGTTTGTGCAGTGAACGAGATGGCTTGGGTTTTTTCAGGACCGAATTGGAGCTTGACTCTTTTCCCCCATGAGTGTATGATATCAAGACACTTTCCAGTGGCAGTCTCGACTTCTTCCCGTGTTTTTCCCTCAACGATTAGAAGAACGTCATCTGCAAACGCTTGAATGTGCGCGGCTTCAGGGAGTTGGATGTTCAAGAGCTCGTCCAGTATTAAGTTCCAAAATACTGGTCCGCACGCGGAGCCCTGGACACAACCCTTGGACATACTCTTGGAGGCCTCGCCGTCCGCATAATTTAAAGTGACGATCCTGTCAGTAACGTAGTTCCTGATAAGGTGGTAGATATTTTTGGGGCATTTTATGTGTTGGAGTCGCTTGAAAAGTGCTGGCCACCAGGCATTGTCAAATGCCGCCTTGATGTCCAGCGACACTGCCACTACTTGGCGACCGTTGGATTTTGCTGTCCTGATGACTTCTAAGGCTTTTCCAAGGGCGTCTGTTGTTGAGGTTTGCTCCCTGAAGCCAAACTGGTTGGTATTCAGGGAATTTTCGCATTCGGCTTTGTACATGATCCTTTTAACGATGAGCTTTTCGAGGATTTTCCCGAAAACGCAGATTAAACCAATGGGTCTGTACGAGCTCAACGAGTCCATGTCAGTTTTGCCCGGTTTGGGCAAAATCTTGACTACCGCTCGTTTCCAGGGTTTAGGAAAGTGACCTATTTGTAGGCATCTATTGTGCAGAGCCGTGAGGAAGTCCGGTTGGGCCTCAAAGACCGCGCTGCAAATGTCTGAAGTGAGGTGGTCGGCTCCTGGAGCTTTTTTAGGGCTGATGTGAGAGAGACATTCTCGGATCTCTGCCTCTGAAAACAGTAGATCGTCTTCTGTGTTGGGTGATTCAGACATTGCAGCCCGCGTCTCTTGATGTTCGCTGTAATTGTCAGGGGTATCATCGGGATAAAAGTGTTTGAGGAGCGCGGAAGCTGTATTTTCGCCGCTGTCAGTAAATGCTCCACCGCAATTGAGTGTTTGTGGAGGTCTCCTCAGTGGTGAGTCCTTGATGATACGGTTTGTGACCGCCCAAACGTCTTCCTTGCCTTGCGCCTCGCAGAACTGTCGGAAATGATCAGTCGATGTTTTCGAGAGGGTCCGGGCATACTCTTGTTTTGcttttgtatacaattttattacctCGTCGAGGGGTTTCTTTGACTTCTTTAAGTCGTGGAGGCGATGGTGTAGACGGATGCACTCCTTCTTCTGTAGTTCTAAGTCATCGGACCACCACGGGTTATAGAACTTCGCTCCTAGTTTGCGAGGGAGCGTGCTGTAGCAGGTGTCCTGTACAATCGCGGTTAAGCGTTCTACTACCCGGTCCAGCCCGATGCCAGTGAGGGAGTCTAATTGGGTTTGAGCGATCAGTGGTTCCATTCTTTCGTTGAGCTTTTCACGAAACCTATCCCAATCGGCGCGGTATGTCGAAAACCTAAATGTAGTTGTGCTCTTGGGTTTTTCTGGTCTGCGTGCAGTATGAAGCTCGTATTCGACAGCATTGTGGTCGGAGGATGGGCAAGCGTCGCTATTGACTCTCCATTTGTGAACGGCGTCCGCAAGACTCTGGGACGAGTAGGTGATATCGACTACCGATGAACAATGGGCACCATGTCGGATCGCTTCGAAAGTAGGAACATGACCAACGTTGCAGACGACCATGTTGTGCGAGGCCATGACCGCGACAACGTCCTCCCCTCGGGAGTTCGCCGACGCTTCGCCCCACTCCTGGTGGCTGCCATTGGCATCGCCGCCAACCAGCCGCAAGGATGAACCTGCTGACCGGAGGAAACGATCCAATTTTTCGATGGTGTTGTCGTTGTCCGTGTTTGGTTCAATATAAAAGGATGCTACTTCCAATTTGTTAAGACCCAGACTGACTCTAGCTATGACCAGATTTGCGGTGGAAAGCTGCGTAATTCCCAGAGCAGCCACCTTAGATGTTGTTACGATGCAAGCCTTGACTCGTGAGCCATTTGGGAATTGGTAGATGTTTATACCGGGAGGGGGTTTTACCTCGAGGGAGGCACCCACATATGGTTCGGAAATTAAAGCGATGTCATaggaatttaggtgaaaatacCTAAAGAATTCCTGCTGTGAAATATAAGAGCGCTGGAGGTTGCACTGTATAATCTTTAGTTTGTTGTTAATAACCATAGTCGGTGCTCTCCTGTAGGGATTTGACTGCGTTGACTATTCTAGGGCATAACTTATTGTCGGTGGCTGCATGGTTTGTGTTCGCGCTACGCACAGATTTGCAGTTATAACAGCACTTTTTGTCAGGGTTGGCACGGTCGGGGCACGAGGTAACGTGGTGAGCAGTGGAGCCGCAGTGGGCGCACGGGTAGAACTCTGCGGTGCATTTGCCGTTAGTGTGCCCGAACTGCAGGCACTTGTAACATTGCACGAAGCGGCTGAAGTCCGCCACGTGCACCCGCTGATGCTCCACGTTCACGCGCTCACCCTCGACCAGCCTACGTCGGATTGCCGGGGCCACTTCTAGCACTGCATTGTAAAAACGATCGTTGCGGTTTTTGAGGAGAAAGCAAAGGCGGACGTCCTCGGGTGGGATTTGGTTTTGGTGGCTTACCACTTCCACCAATTCCTCCCTCTGTACCTCCTTGCTGACTCCCTTCAGGATGATGAGAGGGCGCCGCAGTTTGGACTCTTCCGCTACAATTCCGGGTATACTATTAACTTTATGTAGGACTTCATCGCGCTGTTCGTTTGTGTCGAATTCGACCTTTATCATGTTCTGGCGCAGAGATTTAACCTTGTTGGGGGCAAAAGTTGAGTGGCGAAACGAGATGTGTTTCCTCCACTCGTCGTATACTACTGTCTGTTTGTCGTTGGCTTCTTTAGCTTTGACTATTATTGATGGTAGGGTGCGCGAAGGAGGAGGGATGCGTTTTGGGGAAGGCGCCGCCACGGCCGCGGCAAAAGATTTAGTGAGCGCCGGTGGAGAGGGCGCTGGAGCCGGCAACATGGCCTTCAGCTCCTCGCGGATGCTCTCCCGAATAACCGAGACAATAGAGCTCTGATCCGGGAGGATCTCTGAAGCTGGAGGAGGAGGCGCAGTCTTCGGCTCGGCCTCATTGACCCTTGCCAGCGCCTGCGCAGCTCTTTGGATCTCTTGCGCTGCCGTGGAGATGAGCCGTTTATTGGATGCAGTTACGCTCTTTCCCTCGTTTACGGCTTTATTGATCGTGTAAGTCAGTTTCGTTATCACGGTCATGAACGAGTCTATGCCTTTCACCTCCTCAGAGTGAGCCGGCAACTCTATGACCATGTTACTATTGGCGGACTTACTCGATTTGCCAGTAGTCGGTTTAGAGGTTGGTGCAGTTTTGGTGGATATTTGAGGGGTAGATAGTTGAGGGGTGTCGCTCATGCTTATGGCGCTGATTTGTGAGCCGCTAACTGACTCGCTGTCCGACGCGTACTGCAGCCGAGGCATTTCGGAATCGGAAGACACATGAAGGTCCACATTAGGGGTGAGCAGAGCACCGATTCCGCTGGTAGGCGACACGTTCGCTTGGTCGGAGGGGCCAGCCGATGTTAAAAAGGCCCTAGAATGGCTCGGTAAAGGTGGAGAAGAAGGTGGAGGGGGCGTGGGGGGTGCAGGGGGAGGCCGGGTGGTCGCCTCTTTCCGGGTAGGAGACCGGGTGAGCACCATGGTGTCGTCAATAGGCGAGTAAACTATGACAAAGAACGAAAAAAGAACGAAAAACAAGAACAagctacttaataaaaaagtatgacTTTTAGGAGTGTGAAAACAATTCGGAGACTATTTTTGGGATCGGTAAAACACTATTCAATAaccaaaagaaagaaaaaaagcaaGGGAAAAAAGTCGATTTCCGCTTTCGACTTACGTCGGCGAGCGGTGTTTACCTAGCTGAGAAAACCagggtgggcgggggggcgaTTTTTTCGCGGATTTTTACCgggaatggcgcaaaatgaggggataggcagcaggaacgatattcagaagtaaaaagagggagttcggagggaaaaaattagtttagggatgaaaaaaggtatttaaatagcaaaaaaaccgttagaagagaaaaacgccgaaaaagtatgaaaaaccACAAGGATCGGGAACAAAGGGGGTGCAGGATGgatggccgcgtcgagacgaagagattgAGGTATCACAAGTTGGTGTAAGTACTCAAGAGATGggtggttaggttaggttaggttaggttaggttaggttaggttaggttaggttaggttaggttaggttaggttaggttaggttaggttaggttaggttaggttaggttaggttaggttaggttaggttaggttaggttaggttaggttaggttaggttaggttaggttaggttaggttaggttaggttaggttaggttaggttaggttaggttaggttaggttaggttaggttaggttaggttaggttaggttaggttaggttaggttaggttaggttaggttaggttaggttaggttaggttaggttaggttaggttaggttaggttaggttaggttaggttaggttaggttaggttaggttaggttaggttaggttaggttaggttaggttaggttaggttaggttaggttaggttaggttaggttaggttaggttaggttaggttaggttaggttaggttaggttaggttaggttaggttaggttaggttaggttaggttaggttaggttaggttaggttaggttaggttaggttaggttaggttaggttaggttaggttaggttaggttaggttaggttaggttaggttaggttaggttaggttaggttaggttaggttaggttaggttaggttaggttaggttaggttaggttaggttaggttaggttaggttaggttaggttaggttaggttaggttaggttaggttaggttaggttaggttaggttaggttaggttaggttaggttaggttaggttaggttaggttaggttaggttaggttaggttaggttaggttaggttaggttaggttaggttaggttaggttaggttaggttaggttaggttaggttaggttaggttaggttaggttaggttaggttaggttaggttaggttaggttaggttaggttaggttaggttaggttaggttaggttaggttaggttaggttaggttaggttaggttaggttaggttaggttaggttaggttaggttaggttaggttaggttaggttaggttaggttaggttaggttaggttaggttaggttaggttaggttaggttaggttaggttaggttaggttaggttaggttaggttaggttaggttaggttaggttaggttaggttaggttaggttaggttaggttaggttaggttaggttaggttaggttaggttaggttaggttaggttaggttaggttaggttaggttaggtttttttttttttttttttttgagatgctAAGTTGTTTGTTAGGCaacgaattatttatttaatgggTATACTATATTGTTGTATGATAAGTGTAGCGTTGGTGggtctctgctatttgatacagatacccaCCGTCGCTATTTATCTGGGAGCGATGTTTTTATGCTAAGATGCCATGGATCTGCTTTATTTGCGTTTGTAGCTATGGTAATTAAatctgatattaaattttgcgaCGCGATTTCGCATTTCGACAAGGCGCcaaacttaaaatttcaattacaatTTTGGATTGCAAGGCTCCTCCTTCTTCTTGTGGCACATCATTACGTCAAGGGCGGCCAACACGTTGTTAATAGCCATAGTCCGTGCTATCCTGAAGAGCCTTAATGGCATTAACTATACGAGGGCACAATTTGTTGTCGGTGGCAGAGTGGCAAGTGTTAGCGCTGCGCACAGCCTTGCAATTAAAGCAACACTTTTTGTTGGGATCGGCGCGGTCGGGGCACGAGTTGACCTGGTGCGCGGTGGAGCCACAGTGGGCGCACGGGTGGGACTCTGCGGTGCACTTGTTGTTAGTGTGACCGAACTGCAGGCACTTATAGCACTGCACGAAGCGGCTGAAGTCCGCCACGTGCACCCGCTGGTGCTCCACATTCGCGCGCTCCCCTTCGACCAGCCTGCGCCGGATCGCCGGGGCCACCTCCAACACCGCGTTGTAAAAGCGCTCGTTTCTATTGTTCAAGAGGAAGCAAAGGCGGATTTCTTCGCTGGGGATTTGGTTCTGGTGGCTTATGATGTCCACCAGTTCCTCCCTCTGGACCTCTTTGCTAATCCCCTTCAAGATGATGAGAGGGCGACGGGGCTTCGACTCTTCAGCTGCAATGCCGGGGATGTTGTTCACTTTTTGGAGGATTTGGTCGCGCTGCTCATTAGTGTCGAACTCTACTTTGAGCATGTTCTGGCGCAAGGGTTTTACCTTCGAGGGAGCGAATGTCGTTCTACGGAATGAGATATTCTTCTTGAACTCGTCAAGCACGACTGGCTGCTGTTTATCACTAGTCTCCTTAgctttgatgatgatggacGGCAGGGTGCGCGAAGGAGGAGGAATGCTCTTAGGGGGGGAGGGCGTCGCCACGGCCGCGGCGAAGGATTTTGCAGGCGCTGGTGGAGAAGGCGCTGGCGTCGGTGTCATGGCCTTGAGCTCCTCGCGGATGCTCTCCCGAATAATAGAGAGCAATGTGCTCTGGTCCGGGAGGATCTCCGAAGTCGGAGGAGTCGGCGCAATCGCGACCGTTGGCCCGGTCTCCTTGACCTTTACCAACGCCTGCGCAGATCTCTGTATCTCCTGCGCCGCAGCCGCAATGAGCCGCTTGTTGGTGGCAGTGACGCTCTTTCCTTCGTTAACTGCTTTGTTGATGGTGTACGTGAGCTTTGTAACTACCGCCATGAAGGTGTCAATACTTTTCACATCTTCAGAACGGGCAGGTAGTTCTATAATCATTGCGCTGGATTTGGTGGACTTAGTTGCTGTAGGTTTGCGAGCGGGCACTACTTTGGCGGATGATTGTGAGGAGGCAGCAATAGCGTCGCTCACTTCAGGTGTACTGGCTACTTCGGTGTCAGACATGTACCGAAGGTGGGGCATGTCTGATTCGGAAAATTGAAGGTCTAAGCCGGATGTTAGGATATCAAGATCGAGATCAAGATCATCACTCTCAGTAATAGGCATAATGTTGACACGAGGGCGCTCGGAAAGGCGAGTTGCAGTTGCAAAGGCCCTGGAATGGCCTGGCACGGGAGAGGAAGATCGCGAAGGGCGATTGGGGGGTGCAGGGGGAGGTCGATTAGTCGCCTCCTTCCGGGtgggagaccgggtgagccccatggtctcgtcggtgaataaatgaaatttattaggatatgaaaattaaaaacagactgtaaattaaaactattacttCTAAAGAGAttaaatctattcaaatactatttttgggaCCGGAAGAACAATGTGTAGTAGTCAAAAGCACGAAAAAACGACAGGGAAAAAAGTCGATTTTCGTTTtccggttaggttaggttaggttaggttaggttaggttaggttaggttaggttaggttaggttaggttaggttaggttaggttaggttaggttaggttaggttaggttaggttaggttaggttaggttaggttaggttaggttaggttaggttaggttaggttaggttaggttaggttaggttaggttaggttaggttaggttaggttaggttaggttaggttaggttaggttaggttaggttaggttaggttaggttaggttaggttaggttaggttaggttaggttaggttaggttaggttaggttaggttaggttaggttaggttaggttaggttaggttaggttaggttaggttaggttaggttaggttaggttttttttttttttttttttttttttttaaagctaatGTATTTTGTGGGCAAGAATATGTATGACTAATTTTCTCAATTAAATTGTAGGAAGATTTGCGGTGATGGgtacctgctatttgatacaggtacCACATCTTCGCTACATCACTTGAGCAGATTTAGTAGCTTTAAGTgccatttatttgttttaggtGTGTGACTATGTAATTTACATGCTCTATGAAGTATTTAGTGACTTGTTCGGATTTAGTAAGTGCGACGAAGTTAAAAGGTTCGATTTTCATTTTAAGGCACATCATTGTGTATTTTTCGCGGCTACTGTAGAATATTGGACAGTGTTCTAAAAGGTGGTGCACATCCTGAGGAGTCTCGTCGTCGCAGGGACAGCGATCGTCCTcagttattttgtatttgtggaGATATGATTTGTGGTATCCGTGTCCAGTTAGGATTTGTGTGATGGCGAAGgagatttttacaaattttctgAAATCGGCTATTGCATGTATGGATGAGAAGAAAGATTTTGTGATGGCCCCTTGTGGGGCCGCCTCGTATTCACACTGCCAAGCGTCTAAAGTGCGCTGACGCAGAAGTCGCTTGGCGTGTGAGAGTGGGAAGTGGTTTAGAAGTGTTGCGGTTTTCTTCTCGGCGGCCTCTTTCGCCGCAACATCTGCTATCTCATTCCCCACTATGCCGACATGAGCCTTAGTCCAAATGAATTTGACGGTTATGTGGATGGATGAGAGGAAGGAGATGAGATGGTGAATTTGGTTGACTAGAGGGTCGGTGTTGCTGCGGTCTTGGATGGCCTTAAGGGAAGATTGAGAGTCCGAGAAGATGAGGGCTTCGGCAAAGTCTCGGTTTGAATTTTTGAGCCACTTTAGGGCTTCTGTAATGGCAAATAGTTCGCACATAAAGACCGAAGTAGTGCGGCACAacttaaatttctttattactgGCTGTTGATCTTCCATCATCACCACAAAGGATGC from Amyelois transitella isolate CPQ chromosome 27, ilAmyTran1.1, whole genome shotgun sequence harbors:
- the LOC106141549 gene encoding uncharacterized protein LOC106141549, whose translation is MVLTRSPTRKEATTRPPPAPPTPPPPSSPPLPSHSRAFLTSAGPSDQANVSPTSGIGALLTPNVDLHVSSDSEMPRLQYASDSESVSGSQISAISMSDTPQLSTPQISTKTAPTSKPTTGKSSKSANSNMVIELPAHSEEVKGIDSFMTVITKLTYTINKAVNEGKSVTASNKRLISTAAQEIQRAAQALARVNEAEPKTAPPPPASEILPDQSSIVSVIRESIREELKAMLPAPAPSPPALTKSFAAAVAAPSPKRIPPPSRTLPSIIVKAKEANDKQTVVYDEWRKHISFRHSTFAPNKVKSLRQNMIKVEFDTNEQRDEVLHKVNSIPGIVAEESKLRRPLIILKGVSKEVQREELVEVVSHQNQIPPEDVRLCFLLKNRNDRFYNAVLEVAPAIRRRLVEGERVNVEHQRVHVADFSRFVQCYKCLQFGHTNGKCTAEFYPCAHCGSTAHHVTSCPDRANPDKKCCYNCKSVRSANTNHAATDNKLCPRIVNAVKSLQESTDYVKACIVTTSKVAALGITQLSTANLVIARVSLGLNKLEVASFYIEPNTDNDNTIEKLDRFLRSAGSSLRLVGGDANGSHQEWGEASANSRGEDVVAVMASHNMVVCNVGHVPTFEAIRHGAHCSSVVDITYSSQSLADAVHKWRVNSDACPSSDHNAVEYELHTARRPEKPKSTTTFRFSTYRADWDRFREKLNERMEPLIAQTQLDSLTGIGLDRVVERLTAIVQDTCYSTLPRKLGAKFYNPWWSDDLELQKKECIRLHHRLHDLKKSKKPLDEVIKLYTKAKQEYARTLSKTSTDHFRQFCEAQGKEDVWAVTNRIIKDSPLRRPPQTLNCGGAFTDSGENTASALLKHFYPDDTPDNYSEHQETRAAMSESPNTEDDLLFSEAEIRECLSHISPKKAPGADHLTSDICSAVFEAQPDFLTALHNRCLQIGHFPKPWKRAVVKILPKPGKTDMDSLSSYRPIGLICVFGKILEKLIVKRIMYKAECENSLNTNQFGFREQTSTTDALGKALEVIRTAKSNGRQVVAVSLDIKAAFDNAWWPALFKRLQHIKCPKNIYHLIRNYVTDRIVTLNYADGEASKSMSKGCVQGSACGPVFWNLILDELLNIQLPEAAHIQAFADDVLLIVEGKTREEVETATGKCLDIIHSWGKRVKLQFGPEKTQAISFTAQTKQARITISNTVIPILKQIKLLGIIIDDKLNFIQHSKYIIGKATKIFKNLCKFVRPTWGVHSENVECIYRQVITPIITYAAGIWGTAIKFYSVRQALRAFQRAFAIRAIRGFHTISAVAAEALAQFPPLHLVIKEAYEVHNIKTTGTFEDLPQDIKLHRRVPIKDLLHPAKRISISFAETTTQIDTNDLINPDAPNIFTDGSKKEDGQAGASFVVMKEDQQPVIKKFKLCRTASVFMCELFAIAEALKWLKNSNRNFAEALIFSDSQSSLKAIQDRSNTDPLVNQIHHLISFLSSIHITVKFIWSKAHAGIVGNEIADVAAKEAAEKKTATLLNHFPLSHAKRLLRQRTLDAWQSEYEAAPQGAITKSFFSSIHAIAEFRKFVKISFTITQILTGHGYHKSYLHKYKITEDDRCPCDDETPQDVHHLLEHCPIFYSSREKYTMMCLKMKIEPFNIVALTKSEQVTKYFIEHVNYIVTHLKQINGT